One region of Christensenellaceae bacterium genomic DNA includes:
- a CDS encoding sporulation transcriptional regulator SpoIIID codes for MKDLLETRVVDEARYILKYRSTVRAVAKIFGVSKSTVHHDLAHKLLNIDAKLYRRVDALLKFNLSMRCIRGGEATRRKFRKEK; via the coding sequence ATGAAAGATTTGTTGGAAACAAGAGTTGTTGATGAGGCAAGATATATTTTAAAATACCGCTCAACTGTGAGGGCGGTGGCCAAAATTTTTGGGGTTTCAAAAAGCACAGTGCATCATGATTTGGCACATAAGCTTTTGAATATTGACGCCAAATTATATCGCAGAGTTGACGCACTTTTAAAGTTTAATTTGAGCATGAGATGTATCAGAGGCGGTGAGGCCACAAGGCGGAAATTCAGAAAGGAAAAGTAA
- the acpP gene encoding acyl carrier protein produces the protein MSNEKVKKLLAAQLNVGLETVKDDSKIVEDLGADSLDMIEMLMSLEEQFGVSVSDEEAEKLKTVGDVIKLIDSKSGK, from the coding sequence ATGTCGAACGAAAAAGTAAAAAAGCTTCTTGCTGCTCAGCTTAATGTGGGCTTAGAAACCGTTAAGGACGACTCAAAAATTGTGGAAGACTTGGGCGCTGACTCTCTGGATATGATAGAAATGCTTATGTCGCTTGAAGAACAGTTTGGTGTTTCGGTAAGTGATGAAGAAGCCGAAAAACTAAAAACCGTGGGTGACGTAATAAAGTTGATTGACAGCAAAAGCGGAAAGTAA
- a CDS encoding M23 family metallopeptidase — MQAKKNNKNLVRNILYSTLGVIMVAALAVGIALIPRNGVPETPGDINNPPPGSEIPVDGGEVEFIMPLEGGAIIKDFSDTALRFNSTLKQWEAHKAIDISAESGTPVLSVLDGTVVKIENTYLLGTTVTVEHADGLKSVYASLNSDVAVSEGQQVKQGDVIGAVSNSAKGELNDGPHLHFEILKDNKKVNPHLYISFSDK, encoded by the coding sequence ATGCAAGCAAAAAAGAATAATAAGAATTTGGTGAGGAATATCCTTTATTCAACCTTAGGGGTTATTATGGTGGCGGCTCTTGCGGTGGGGATTGCCCTTATTCCGCGAAACGGTGTGCCTGAAACCCCTGGCGACATCAACAATCCTCCGCCGGGCAGTGAAATTCCGGTGGATGGAGGTGAGGTTGAGTTTATTATGCCGCTTGAAGGCGGGGCGATTATAAAGGATTTCTCCGACACTGCTCTGCGGTTTAACTCAACGCTTAAACAATGGGAAGCTCATAAGGCTATTGATATTTCGGCCGAAAGCGGAACACCTGTGTTAAGTGTTTTGGACGGCACGGTTGTAAAGATAGAGAATACTTATCTTTTGGGCACGACCGTAACAGTTGAGCATGCGGATGGGTTGAAGAGTGTATATGCCTCACTGAACAGTGACGTTGCTGTAAGTGAAGGGCAGCAGGTCAAACAGGGCGATGTTATAGGAGCTGTTTCAAACAGCGCCAAGGGAGAGCTGAATGACGGTCCGCATCTGCACTTTGAAATTTTGAAGGATAACAAAAAAGTTAACCCGCATCTGTATATTTCATTTAGTGACAAATAA
- a CDS encoding flippase-like domain-containing protein — MSKKHNKNKNIRNEATEVVGFSDEKSMKEAGDKVILEQVKIKKQLKLKSNYALNFSGLRFFDENIEKPQEVIAKEEIENANKEVAKRRSKKKKIMSLVFFLVNIAVIAGILVYQISTDIEGVTSFDFSKVNWWYIVAVFGLFLVIMTSEQLRFMNLIKKATGIPRPHVSYKVAAIGKYYDMITPFAVGGQPFQIFYLNKYGVSGGASTSITMGKYIFSQIVYFILISIIMFGVIGTTINGTSPEQIAVRTASWIGYGVIVLLMATVSIISLSRKLGAGLVIACLKLFCKIFRQNYNKLFKRVMRTVMTWQHTMRRYSKSPWVWFVNILGSTVGLIASWLIPYFIYCAFVGWSPDAIIPMVALIVLTELASSVMPLPGGTGMAELSFMALFASMFASAGMPGALFWALIIWRIMAYYIYILQGLGLLCYDFIIGNKRIEKHKEKWMKPRFKFVRKIKDE; from the coding sequence ATGTCAAAAAAACATAACAAAAATAAAAATATTAGAAATGAGGCGACAGAGGTTGTGGGTTTTTCTGATGAAAAAAGTATGAAAGAAGCTGGTGACAAGGTTATTTTGGAGCAGGTTAAGATAAAAAAACAGCTCAAGCTTAAAAGCAACTATGCTCTCAACTTTAGTGGATTAAGGTTTTTTGACGAGAATATAGAAAAACCTCAGGAAGTTATTGCCAAAGAAGAAATAGAAAATGCCAACAAAGAAGTTGCAAAGCGGCGCAGCAAAAAGAAGAAGATAATGAGTCTGGTGTTCTTTTTGGTTAATATTGCCGTTATTGCCGGTATTTTAGTATATCAAATAAGCACCGACATTGAGGGGGTTACTTCTTTTGACTTTTCAAAGGTGAATTGGTGGTATATTGTGGCGGTATTCGGGCTGTTTCTTGTTATAATGACCAGCGAGCAGCTTAGATTTATGAACCTTATAAAAAAAGCAACGGGCATACCCAGACCTCATGTCAGTTATAAGGTGGCGGCAATCGGAAAGTATTATGATATGATTACGCCTTTTGCCGTAGGAGGTCAGCCTTTTCAAATATTTTATCTTAACAAATACGGTGTGAGCGGCGGGGCTTCTACGTCTATCACCATGGGTAAGTATATATTTTCGCAGATTGTTTATTTTATATTGATATCAATTATTATGTTTGGTGTAATCGGCACAACGATTAACGGAACCAGTCCCGAACAGATTGCTGTCAGAACCGCCAGCTGGATAGGATATGGCGTCATTGTGTTACTTATGGCTACGGTAAGCATTATTTCACTCAGCCGCAAATTGGGTGCAGGGCTGGTTATTGCATGTTTAAAGTTGTTTTGCAAAATATTCAGGCAGAATTATAACAAGCTCTTTAAGCGGGTTATGCGCACTGTTATGACTTGGCAGCACACAATGAGGCGGTATAGCAAATCGCCATGGGTGTGGTTTGTAAACATTTTAGGTTCAACCGTAGGTCTTATAGCAAGCTGGCTTATTCCATATTTTATATACTGTGCCTTTGTTGGTTGGAGTCCTGATGCTATAATTCCTATGGTGGCACTGATAGTCCTTACCGAGCTTGCTTCAAGCGTTATGCCTCTGCCGGGCGGCACGGGTATGGCCGAGCTGTCGTTTATGGCGTTGTTTGCTTCAATGTTTGCGAGCGCCGGTATGCCTGGAGCACTGTTCTGGGCGCTTATCATATGGAGGATAATGGCTTATTATATCTATATTCTTCAGGGTCTGGGGCTTCTTTGTTATGACTTTATTATAGGCAATAAACGTATTGAAAAACATAAGGAAAAGTGGATGAAGCCCAGATTTAAGTTTGTGCGAAAAATAAAAGATGAATAG